Genomic window (Candidatus Methylomirabilota bacterium):
CGGCGATGGCGCGGAAGAGCGTGCTCTTGCCGGCCCCCGACGGCCCGCTGATCAGCGTGGTGTCGCCGGGCCGGATGGCGAGGTTGACGTCGTCCAGCAGCGGGCGACCGCCCGGTAGCTGCAGATGCACGCGATCCAGCGCCAGCCCGGCCTCGGTTCCCGCCTCCCGGAGGACGCCCTCCTGCGCGGCCTCCGCGCGCACCCGGGCCAGGGTGTGCTCGAAGCCGAGCAGCCGGAGGACCACCGCGCGCCACTCCGCGAGGTCGGTGTAGGAGTTCACGATGAAGGAGAGCGAGTCCTGGACCTGGCCGAAGGCTTGCGAGGTCTGCATGAGGGCGCCGAGCGGGATCTCGCCGCGGAAATAGCGGGGTGCGGCCACCAGGAACGGGAAGATCACCGCGGCCTGCCCATAACCGGCGGTGAACCACGTCAGCCGCTTCTGCCGCCGCATGATGTCCCACCAGTTGCGCACCACCCACGAGAATCGCTCGCGGAAGTTCCGCATCTCGTCGGCCTCCCCGCGATAGAGCGCCACGCCCTCGGCGTTCTCGCGGAAGCGCACCAGGTTGAAGCGGAAGTCGGCCTCGTACCGCTGCTGGTTGAAATTGAGCCGCACGAGCGGCCGCCCGATGCGGTTGGTGAGCCAGGTGCCCGCGATCGCGTAGAGCAGGGCCGCCCATACCATGTAGCCCGGAATCGTGATGTGCGTGGTCCCGAGCGGGATCGTGGCCGCGCCCGAGAGTCCCCAGAGAATGCCGAGGAAGGAGACCAGGGTCACGAAGGCGCGCAGGCCGCCGATGCTGAGCGATAGCGCGCCCGCGACGAACAAGCGCAGGTCGTCGGCGATGCGCTGGTCCGGGTTGTCGGTCTCGCCGGCGGTGAGCTGCATGCGGTAGTAGGCGCCGTCGGCGAGCCAGGCGCCCAGATAGCGCTCGGTGAGCCACCGGCGCCAGCGGATCTGCAGCATCTGGTTCAGATAGATCTGGTAGACCGCCGCGATGATGTAGAGCAGGGCCAGCCACGAGAAGCGGATGAGGAGGTTCCAGAACGCGGGGAAGTCCTTGTCCTGGATCGCGTTGTAGAAGGAGTTGTACCACTGGCTCAGCAGCACGTTGATGAACACGGTGAACAGCGCGAGCGCGATCACCGCCGCGAGGAGCCCACGGCCGGCCCAGCGGTCTTCCGAGAACCAGTAGGGGCGGATGAGCGTCCAGGCATCGCGCAGCAGCGCTCGCAAGCGGGTCATTGGCGTGGCCTCCCGGCCTCAGGATAGGACAAGCCGCGGGATCTCGCCGGGTTCTCGGGTGGTCGCGGCGGCCCGAATGCCCTATACTCTGGTGGCTTGACGTGTGGAGAGGTGGCCGAGTCGGCCGAAGGCAGCCGCCTGCTAAGCGGTTACAGGGGCAAAACCTCTGTCCCGGGTTCGAATCCCGGCCTCTCCGCCAAGAGCGCCCTTAGCTCAGATGGATAGAGCGTCGGACTACGAATCCGAAGGCCAGAGGTTCGATTCCTCTAGGGCGCACCACTTCTGGACGTCTCTCTGCTCCACCCTCGACCCGGCCGGGAGAGGGTAGGGCAGAGAGCGTCTCCTTCATCGCCGTCCCGATGCACGCCGACGAGCAATGGATGGCCCTCGCGCTCGAGGAGGCGGGGCGCGGCGCCGAGGCCGGGGAGGTGCCCGTCGGCGCGGTGGTGGTCGTCGAAGGCCGGCTGGTGGGCCGAGCGCACAACACGCCGATCTCGCTCTCGGATCCGACGGCGCATGCCGAGATCCTGGCCCTCCGCTCGGCCGCGCGCGAGACCGGCAACTACCGGCTGACCGCCGCCACACTGTACGTCACCGTCGAGCCTTGCGTGATGTGCTGCGGCGCAGCGCTCCACGCGCGGATCGCCCGCCTGGTCTATGGCGCCGAGGATCCCAAGGCCGGTGCGGTGCAGAGCCTCTATCGTCTGCTCGAAGACCCGCGGCTGAACCACCGGGTCGAGGTCGCGTCCGGCGTCCTCGCCGCCGCGTGCGGAGCGAGGCTGAGCGAGTTCTTCCGGGCCAGACGGGCGTGACCCCGCGAGCGGCCTTCCGAGTCGAGATGCCCTGGGCCGGATCCTTGGTCGGCATCCTCGCCGTCCTGCTCGGCGGCTGCTTCCTGGTGCCGGGGTCGCCCAAGCGGCCGGATGCGGCGGCCCCGGTCTCGGGTCCCGTCCCGTACGTGGAGGAGTGCCAGACATGTCATGGCGGGCGGATCGACAAGAGCTATCGGCAGAGTCTCCATGCCGCCGTGGGCATCCGCTGTGGGCAATGTCACACCCCGGGGGGGCATCCGGACTTCACGGCACCGGTCGAGGACGGCACGTGCGGGGGATGCCATCAGGCCCAGTACCAGCAGACGCTCGAGAGCAAGCATTTCGTCGGCCGACAGATGCGCGTGCTGAATGACGACCGAGCCGCCCGGGTGGCGCTGCGCCGGGAGGGATTGACCGCGGCCACGCCGCGGGGACGACGCTTCGTCGGCGATTCGTCCGCGGCCGCTCTCGGGGGGCGTCTCTGCGCGGCTTGCCACTACGACGAGCATCGGCTCGGACTCGGGTCGGTCCACACCGTGGACTTCTGCAGCGGATGCCACACCGGTCGAGCGGATCACTACCCGGACGTGACGCCCAACGTTCCGAATCGCTGCATCGAGTGCCACGTGCGAGCCGGCGAGACGGTGGCCGGCCAGCGGGTCAACCGCCATCAATTCGCCGTGCCGGGAGCCGAGGGCGCCGGTCGATGAACGGGCAGCGCTCCTTCGACCGCGGCATCGCCCGGGCCATGACCCGGCGTCAGTTTCTGGCCCGCCTCGCCCGCGCATCGGCGGCGGCGACGCTGGTGTCGTCGACGCTGGGGTGCGGGAGGGTACGCGGCGCGATCGCGCGTCTGGGCAGCACCGAGGAGCCCATCTTCAATTCCGTCCAGGAAGAGGTCGTCGAGAAGATCATCGACGGCTTCAATCCGCCCGACACGGAGATTCGTCAGCGTCTCGCGCGCGAAGATCCGGACTACGACCCGGTGGCGGTCTATGCGCAGTACGCCTGGGCTTCGGGCGACGAGTTCCTGGCCAGCATGCGGTTCCTGGTCGATTTCGTCAACGTCCTGCCGACCTTCACCCGGACGTTTTCCACGCGCTACGGTCTGCCCGCGCGCCTGGAGCTGAGGCGGTTCCATCCCGTCGATGCGAACCGCTACTTCTTGTTCCTGCGTGACAGCAATATCCGGGCGCTGCGCAACATCTTCAGCGGAGCCCGGTTCATCGGCACGGCCCCCATCTACGTGAACGAGAAGGTGACGTGGAAGGCCATGAACTATCCGGGCCCCTGGGTGCGGGAGACCGACGGCGCCACCGCCGATCTGGGCCGTACCACGTCCTTCGACATGGCCGAGGAGACCGAAGACAACGTGGCGGCCCTGCGTCGCCGCATCGTGAGGCACGACGCGCT
Coding sequences:
- the tadA gene encoding tRNA adenosine(34) deaminase TadA, producing MHADEQWMALALEEAGRGAEAGEVPVGAVVVVEGRLVGRAHNTPISLSDPTAHAEILALRSAARETGNYRLTAATLYVTVEPCVMCCGAALHARIARLVYGAEDPKAGAVQSLYRLLEDPRLNHRVEVASGVLAAACGARLSEFFRARRA
- a CDS encoding ABC transporter ATP-binding protein/permease; this encodes MTRLRALLRDAWTLIRPYWFSEDRWAGRGLLAAVIALALFTVFINVLLSQWYNSFYNAIQDKDFPAFWNLLIRFSWLALLYIIAAVYQIYLNQMLQIRWRRWLTERYLGAWLADGAYYRMQLTAGETDNPDQRIADDLRLFVAGALSLSIGGLRAFVTLVSFLGILWGLSGAATIPLGTTHITIPGYMVWAALLYAIAGTWLTNRIGRPLVRLNFNQQRYEADFRFNLVRFRENAEGVALYRGEADEMRNFRERFSWVVRNWWDIMRRQKRLTWFTAGYGQAAVIFPFLVAAPRYFRGEIPLGALMQTSQAFGQVQDSLSFIVNSYTDLAEWRAVVLRLLGFEHTLARVRAEAAQEGVLREAGTEAGLALDRVHLQLPGGRPLLDDVNLAIRPGDTTLISGPSGAGKSTLFRAIAGIWPFGRGLIRLPRGARVLFLPQKPYLPIGTLREVTSYPAPLEGIDDSALREALAVVGLGALTGRLDESAHWALALSPGEQQRIAFARALVQKPEWLFLDEATSALDEDTEARLYALLRDRLPGATIVSVGHRSTLRAFHARRVLVTPNGAGPATVAEEMSPA